The Streptomyces sp. WZ-12 genome segment CACGCCGTGGTGCACAGCACCAAGGGCTGCACGTCCGACTTCGTCAGGGCGGCGTAGACGAAGACGGTCCCCGAGATCACCCCGACGATCGCCAGGCTGCGGCGGGGGACGCCGCCCGCCTCGGCGCCGCTGCCGAGCCCGCGGGGCAGCGCTCCGTCGCGGGACAGGGCGGCGCCCAACTTGGCGGTGCTGGCGATGTAGGCGTTCATGGTGCCGAGCGTGGTGAGGATCGCGATCACGCTGGCGAGGATCTTGCCGAACGCCCCGAAGCCGAGCTCCAGCAGGGAGGCCAGGGAGGTGGCCGTCGTTCCGGAGGTGCTGCCGAGCGCCAGCACCGTGATGGTCGCCAGGCCCAGGTACAACACGCCGATGGCGAGCAGCGCCCCGATGGTCGACCGCTTGATGTCGCGCTCCGGGTGGGCGAACTCCGCGGACAGGTGGGTGACCGTCTCCCACCCCGTGAACGACCACACGAGGAGCGCCGCGGCGGGGCCGATCGCCGACCACCCGTGCGGGGCGAACGGTTGCAGGTTCGCCGGGTCCGCGTGCGGCAGGGCCACCAGGATGCCCACGACGAGCAGGAGGGCCAGGGAGCCGGAGAGGATGAGCTGGACCCGTCCCGATACCCGGACACCGAAGACGTTGGCCAGGAAGCCCACGACGAGCAGGCCCGCGGCGTAGCTGGCCGTGGCCGTCCAACCGCCGCCGGTGGTCCGTTCCAGATAGGACGCGCCGAAGAAG includes the following:
- a CDS encoding APC family permease, whose amino-acid sequence is MARTTQAVQANDDRQGSVPAGRLNFAQGTALYVGAVLGTGVLALPGLTAKQAGPASLVAWFALIVMSIPLAATFAALAARQPDSGGVSTYVRRAFGNRAATVVGWWFYLGAPVGIPALAFFGASYLERTTGGGWTATASYAAGLLVVGFLANVFGVRVSGRVQLILSGSLALLLVVGILVALPHADPANLQPFAPHGWSAIGPAAALLVWSFTGWETVTHLSAEFAHPERDIKRSTIGALLAIGVLYLGLATITVLALGSTSGTTATSLASLLELGFGAFGKILASVIAILTTLGTMNAYIASTAKLGAALSRDGALPRGLGSGAEAGGVPRRSLAIVGVISGTVFVYAALTKSDVQPLVLCTTACLGAVYALGSAAGAKLLRDSTRWGTSAAIASLVIIVILLVLTGWYMIWPLILTAAALVWCARHPQEPAAPAH